One genomic window of Caldivirga maquilingensis IC-167 includes the following:
- a CDS encoding 30S ribosomal protein S27ae produces MLSMSKAVKARAHTWYTIDMEKGVFRFNKRLCPRCGSVMAYHKEPVPRWHCGKCGYTIFESQAPRQRPSRGR; encoded by the coding sequence ATGTTAAGTATGAGTAAGGCTGTTAAGGCAAGGGCACACACTTGGTATACCATAGACATGGAGAAGGGTGTGTTTAGGTTTAATAAGAGACTATGCCCTAGGTGTGGTTCAGTAATGGCTTACCACAAGGAACCAGTACCCAGGTGGCATTGCGGTAAATGCGGTTACACTATATTTGAAAGCCAAGCACCAAGACAGAGGCCGAGTAGAGGTAGGTGA
- the kae1 gene encoding KEOPS complex N(6)-L-threonylcarbamoyladenine synthase Kae1 codes for MIILGIESTAHTIGVGIVNDNEVLANENETYTPPQGSGIHPREAADHHALKASHLVKRALDKAEVKLSDLDAVAFSQGPGLGPALRVGATVARFIAIKYGKPLVPVHHGVAHIEIAKMTTGAKDPLVLLVSGGHTMVTAYSGGRYRVFGETMDISVGNCLDMFARFLGLPNPGVPHLEECARRGKVMLELPYTVKGQDMSFAGLYTAAVKLVKEGRRVENVCLSIVNTAYYMLAEVTERALALLGKREIVIAGGVARSPILRSIMEIVASEYTATLHVVPPEYAGDNGAMIAWTGLLAYKSGVSISIEDSVIKQRWRIDEVPIPWITSTVS; via the coding sequence GTGATAATTCTCGGCATTGAATCCACAGCCCACACCATAGGGGTGGGGATAGTTAATGATAATGAGGTATTGGCTAATGAGAATGAAACCTACACACCACCCCAGGGCTCAGGTATTCACCCAAGGGAGGCTGCGGATCATCACGCATTGAAGGCGTCGCATTTAGTTAAGAGGGCATTAGATAAGGCTGAGGTTAAATTAAGTGACCTTGATGCAGTGGCTTTTTCCCAGGGGCCTGGCTTAGGACCAGCATTAAGGGTTGGGGCAACTGTGGCTAGGTTCATAGCCATTAAGTACGGTAAACCCCTTGTGCCTGTCCACCATGGGGTAGCCCACATTGAGATAGCTAAAATGACCACGGGTGCCAAGGACCCATTAGTACTCTTAGTCTCAGGTGGACACACCATGGTAACCGCCTACTCAGGTGGTAGGTATAGGGTCTTTGGGGAGACAATGGATATATCAGTGGGTAATTGCCTCGACATGTTCGCCAGATTCCTTGGCCTACCTAACCCAGGTGTACCACACCTTGAGGAATGCGCCAGGAGAGGTAAGGTAATGTTAGAGTTACCCTACACTGTTAAGGGACAGGACATGTCCTTCGCAGGCCTATACACTGCAGCAGTGAAGTTGGTTAAGGAGGGGAGGAGGGTTGAGAATGTTTGCTTATCCATAGTTAACACGGCATACTACATGCTGGCTGAGGTGACTGAGAGGGCATTAGCACTACTGGGTAAGAGGGAGATAGTGATAGCCGGCGGCGTAGCCAGAAGCCCCATACTAAGAAGCATAATGGAGATCGTTGCATCAGAATACACGGCGACACTGCACGTTGTCCCCCCTGAGTATGCTGGTGATAATGGAGCTATGATTGCTTGGACTGGTTTACTGGCCTATAAAAGTGGCGTAAGCATTAGTATTGAGGATAGTGTAATTAAGCAGAGGTGGAGAATTGATGAAGTCCCAATACCCTGGATTACCAGTACGGTTTCATGA